TGACAGGTGCTCAAAGGAAGCATCTCTCTCATGACAGGTTTGGAGCTCTTTTCCTTCTGCATTGCCTTTCGTTTCTAATCTGCATCGGGCCGAGTCCCTGGGCTTTCCCATGAGGagaactcatctgcttgactgaTTTTCATTTCATGGATCCCGAACAAACCATTTCTAACCCAGCCTGGGGCGTGTGCTGAGAGGGCACATTCACACTATGGGAAAACCTCCAGACGGAAAAgtctgagcagggctggctgagTGGACCGCTCGTTTTTGGAGGCAGAAGAACGCCGAGTGGGGTAAAACGTTAATAGTATTACTTATCTGAGTTACAGAAGcacctagggcagtggttctcaacctatttaccactgtgggccgcatatgcagctctctgggTGTTATGTGgaccgcatccacacaatatatataccaccagtatggccctgaggatgtcacatgagccgcagctgtgtgctgattgggccgcaagcagcccatgggctgagaaccactgacctagagccGCCagtgagatcagggctccataaTGTGaaacagaccctgccccaaagatcttatgGTCTCTATAGACAAAGACTAGGCACAAGGAAGCTTTATTCTCTTCACAATGCAGCAAGgccagtgacttgcccacggtcacacaggatGTTTTGATTAGAACTGGGACTTGAATGAAGATCTCCCGATTCCTAGCCGAAAGCCTGAATGACAAAACTATGTTTCCTCCCTCTTCAGTCCTTCCTTCGAGGCTATGGATTCCCGAGCTATAGCAGTGGTGGCCAAGCAcggctttctgtgtgtgtctcgCAGCTGGGCTTGCCTTCATTATGCCCAGGCGTGTATAGATTGCAGGGCCCAGCCTGAACTGACGGGAGCGGCTAAGCAGGAGCATTGCAGGCTGGAATCTGCCCTTTCCGCAGTCCACGCCTCGGTGCCGAAGACCAGTGAAGTTACAATCTGCTCCATGTAATGCAAACAAGCAAGCTGCAGCCCTCAGGTTCTGGGCAAGGTGCCCCGACCTATCTTGCCCCTGATCTATCTGCATTTTACAAAGGAAGGCCTTGACTACACACCAGAGTGATGCATGTCTCGTTATACAGGTCCAGCACCACGAGTGAGTTGCAGGATaagtctacaaaaagaaaaggagtacttgtggcaccttagagataagTCCACATTGCAAAACAcaccccacagcagtgagtctcagagccagggtccactgactcaggctcacgctacggggctaaaaatagctgtgtagaccctcccgctcgggctggagcccaggctctgagacctggcaaggGTGGGTAAGGGATGGAAATGAGGGAAAACCAAATGAAAAATAAGGGACGACACTTAGCTTTAAGGGAAACACTTCCCTGTGCATAGCATGTATTTTTCTCTTAAGTGCACATTTCTACTGCCCTCAAGTGTACAGCGCAATTATCATCGGCTTCAATGTAATGTTTCAAAGGGCCAAGGGACGTCCCTTGAAATACGGGACAGGTGGCCACCCTAGGGCCTCAGAGCTGGCACGCCAGGCTGAGCaggaatatctacactgctattttagtgTGAGCCCCacgagtagggttgccaactttctaatcacacaaaacggaacacccttgccctgcccctgtcccaaggcctgcccttgccccaccccttctctggctgggggtgcgggctctggggtggggccagaaatgaggagttcagggtgcaggaggggggctctgggctagggcaggaggttggggtgcaggctctggagtagggccagggatgaggggtctggggtgtaggagggggttcctggcaggggctgaggggttcagagtgtgggagggggctccaagctgaggcagggggttggggttgtgGAGgtgtgcggggtgcaggctccaggagggagtttgggtacaggagggggctcaggactggggcaggggattgcggtgtgggaggggttgtggggagcgggatccgggtggcgcttacctagGTGGGCTCCGGAAGCCGTgacatgtccctcagctcctatGTATAGGGAAAGCCAGGCactgcccctgaagctcccattggccaatgggagctgtggagccgacgcttggggtgggggcagcgcacggaggtagggtagggagcctgccagccctgctgagggcagccaaccagacttttaacggcccagtcagcagggctgaccggagctgccagggtcctttTTCGACCGggctttctggtcaaaaactggacacctagcaaccctacccacgagcctgagtcagctgacccaggctctgagaggtGCTGCTGTGGATTTTATTTGCAAAGTAGACGTACCCTCAGTTCTCCTAGGTACATCCCGAATGGGATGGGGAACTGCTAAGGCGGCCACTTGTCTGGTTTTATACCTGACATTCCCCTTTTTGGCTGGTTTGTTCCCAGACCAGTAATGGGACAAAATCAGCTGTGGTTTTGTCCGGTATCCGACAGGGGGCGCCCTTTGGAAGAGTGCTCCGCTCCGCCCTTACCAGCATGACCTCACACTGCATGCGTGTGAGATCATGCTGTCGGGGGCTGAGTCACACGGGCGGAGGCAGGCCCACGCTGTTCCCAGAAGGGCTGGAATGTCTGAGATGCCAGGAACTCATGACTGGCCACCTTAGGAGTAACTATACCAGTGTAAGGCACCTTCGTACCAGTATAACCGCATCCCCCTGGGGGCTGTAGTGGTAGAATTGCTttggtaaaaaataaataaacaaacaaataaaacatgcCTCTAACCTACATGGTTGTACCAGGACAACAGCTGCTTAGACCAGGTCTCACCCTTTGCCCCATGGCATCCGCACACATTCCCCAGCAGTGAGTCACTGAGGAATGGCTGGTTCCAGGTTGCAGTGCCACGTATCTGGGAAGAGGGAGGCGTGTCTGATGCTTCCCTGTGCAGTGAGAACCTGTTTGAGGGCAGGGTTCCTGAGGGGAAGGACGCAGAGAGATTTTCTTCCCAGCTTCGTCGCCTTCTGAACCTCCCATTCCAGGCCGGCCCGGTGGCGTCACCTTCAAACAGGCCTGGTGCTCCTGGTCTATTGTTTACCAGCCTCTTTTCTCTTAGAGGGACAGAAGAAACCTTCCCCACTCCTGTGTGAAATCGACTAAGGTGGAAACAACCATGCATCTAAAGGTGAGTAGCTTCAGAGATCTTTGCAAATTATACTGCCATTCCCACGCCCCTAAAATTCAGCTCCAAAGGGGATGGGGTAAGTGTTTATGAATAAGAGTGTCTCCCCTTCCCACATttccaccttttctccctcccctctgctgaGGCTGTGTGGTCCCCTTCCCCCAGTCCAGAATCCCctgttcctcccctccccgcaaTATCGGGGCTCTGTCTTTGCCCCCATTCCCCCCTTTCCTCTCACCCCCCCTTTCCTCTTCCACCCATTCCAGGGTCCCCAGTTCTCTCCCCTAtgtcaggggctctgtgtgtgtgtccctatCTCTCATATTCTCCTCCGCTCAGTCCTGGGCCCTCCATTCTCTCCCCCATGCCAGAGGCTCTATTAATCATCCAACCTTAAAAGTGTGCACTGGAGAGTGAAGCTGCCCCTAGGGAAGATCGGAAAGAGGGAAACTCCCTTGACTTTGCAGGCCAGAGCTTTCTCTTTGGGGAATTACTATCTGCAGAGGTCAGGGCCCATGGAGTGAGCATCTGTGTCAGGTAGCAGGTGTAAGCAGGGGAAGGCCCATCAGGCAGTTACTAAAAGCCAGGGTCTGACCCCCTCAGTTAAGAGGAGCAGCACTTAGCCCCGGAGCAGCCCACTGACTGTCCTGAGATAGGGTGCTACTCAGTGTACGGGAGGGGATCAGAGGCTGGCACTAGGTGGAGACTTATGCCTTTTTATGGTGTTTAGTGCCAACTGTCCCTGCAAAGGGGATAGTTACGTTCTGACCTAAGACAGCCTTAGCCTTTCCCCTGGGATTTTTCATTCTTCTGCACTTTTTATCCTCAACTATGGTATCATTTGGCCATTGCTGTAGTGCCCTGATCCACCCGCCCAAGAAATGAACGGCAACGAGCGATTCTGCTGCATTTCACCCCAAAGGTGAGGCGGCAAAGGGAGCCCTGTACAGATTTGTGATCTTTTGTGCCTTTTGTGATCTGTCAGCATGGAAGATCTCACATTCATTCCGGATATTATCTTTGTGTGCTGAACATCTGTCACGTGTCAATTTCATCCCAGTTCTGTGACCAGTCCCTGTGCCCCCCGGGCTAAGGGAGAGCAGATTGCTGGGTTCCCGGGGTGGCTGGGTTGCGAACGATTGCTCTGTTAATTCTAATGCTAGCAGAGCTCAAACACGACAGGAATGAGAAGTGGAGATGTGTGGTTTTGTTTGCAGCTTTTACACCAGCACACACCACTCTCTGTTGCTCACCTGCCTACCACAGGATCGGTATGTGTGTGAAAGAGCGCACAGGGTGTGAAACAGAGCACAGGGTGTGAAAGAGCGCACAGGGTGTGAAACAGAGCACAGGGTGAAATGTGGGGAGGAGAGTGTACATAGAACAACACAGCAAAAGCAAACAATCATTCTTTAAAGTTGGGGTTTTCAGAGGGGCCGTAGGTGACTCGgtcacccaactcccactgacgttCAACAGGATTTGGGTGCCTGACTcccttaggctgctttgaaaCTTCAGCCTAAACCGTTGGCTCCTAGGAACTATGTCTCCAGAGGGATCCCCTCGCACACAGCTGCTGGATCCTGGCTGCCTCAGCTGCAAAATAAGATCATTAGCGATCAGCTGGTGAAACAATGCAGCCTAGTGACTTAGgaaatcaccccccccccccgcaccccgcaAAGGAGCAATCACCGCATGGAGCTGGGGCTTGCTGGTTGCTTGTGTAGTTATGGATGGGGGCTTATGAAAAAACAGTTAAAGTAGCTACCAAACACCAGGGCTGTCTCTCTGGGTTGATGGAGCTGTGCCCCGGTGGCAGCTTTGTTTCCTGTGTCCTGCAGTTCGAAATGCGTAGAATAAGCTAACTGCTCTGCTGGAGCCAGCTGCCCTTTGCGGGGAGTCTTCAGGGTGCTGTGCTCTGATCTGAAAGGCGGAACTGCCAGCAGTgcatcccttcccccagcatgGCCCAGGGCTTGGTGCAGGCGTGGTGATGGTTACAAGCCAAAATCCTGGCCTAAGCTGCGAGCCCACCACTCCCTAGGCCCCAGAGTGAGGCAGCCAGGTATAGTAATGCCCAACGCTTCGCCAATCAGACAGATGACTCAGCAAATGCTGCACAAACCTGATTCATAAATGAAGCGGGTGATCCAGCCCATTACGCAGCCTTCTTGAGCAATGAAATGAGGCCCGAGTGGGCAAAGCCCAGGGGAATTCACCAGCAGGCGTGTGCAGCCCAGCTGATGAAGTGTGCAAGATCAGAACTCAAGCAGCTCAGTGAATTCAGCCAACGTGACCCTCTGGGCTCAGGGAGTGGTGTGGGAAACCTCCCCTGCTAACGGAAGCAGACTGCACAGGGCTGGGCTGCTGCCCAGTTGGCTAAGCAGGCAGGCAGATCCAAGGAAGACCTAGCGCGCTTCTTTCTCAGTGAAGTGGGCACAGAAAGCACTGACGGGCCCAGCTCAGCTCTGCAGCCATGGATCTCACTGCAAAGGCCAGCTGAGAAAACAGCCACGTCTTTCTGCGGCAGGGACACGTGCCAGCTTCAGAATCTGACGACTTGCCCTCAAGGACCAGCTCAGCCAGAGAAGGCTGGGAATTACCGACAGGGCTCTTGTCCTCTCCACAAGCATGTGACTCCTGCTACTGTCAATGGACAGCTTGTCCAGAAGAGAACAGAGCCCTGTGGAGATCCTGCACCGAGAGGAAGGAAGATGGCACGCACTCCTCCCTCAGCTTCCTGAGCAGTGCAGGGACTGTGGCTAATACCCTCTTCATAATACCTTGCTCTGCAGAGCCCCGGCACCCGGAGCTCTCAAAGGAGGGCAGGATCAACAGCCCCCGGAGACACGTGGCatggaagggacttgcccaaggttccCCAGCAGGCCACTGGCAAAGCCGGGactagaacccacatctcctgagacCTAGTCCCCTCGCTACTGGACCACCCGGCTTCTTATTGGAGGGGCAACTTGCAACTAGCCCAGGTAGGGGAGGATGCACGGACCCTCCCTCCCTTTCATCCCCCTACTGCAGCCCTTGAACCACTACAAGTTACATTCTCAATATCCCTTGGGCACTAGCCAAACCGAGCGCGTTCATTTGcctcctaccccaccccaccccctgcctgtaAAACCTGAAGTGCCCAATCCTGCTCCAATAGACGTCAATGCAAAACTCACATTGGCTTAAACAGAGGGCAGGACTGGACCCAGAGGGCAGGGTTAGAGAAATTGATGCAACTGCCCAGCCAGCTGCAACCTGTTCCCACTCCAGGAAATACACTTTGGACATGCAAATTCCATTCAGAGCCAGAGCAGCCCAAGGCACTGCAATAAGGAAATGCCCTGCAGCAACTCCCCCCTGAGTGCTATCTGATCTGCTCTCTGGGCCTGTATTAAAGGAGGAAACCCCCTTCTGTGCTCAGGCAAAGGGGCCTCTCTGGAGACTCAGCACGTCCCCCACCCTGCCTTAAAGATTCACtgcagctactctgaaacaaaaggcTGAGACACTCGTATTTAGCTAAGGAAAATCCCACTCCCGAGCACAGCTCATCTGCCCCCCTTTATTGCTACTTGTGCCATTCGCACTGGAAAGGGCGCATTGATCCAGGTGGTGGTGTCGCACAAGCTCTCCTACGGCTGATAGTCACCACACACAGTGCCTGGCCCACGTGGGGATCTTTGCCTAACCGCCCCCCTGACACTTGTTTAAGGTTTACGTAAAACGGgttcatcccccctccccccggctcccccaATTACTTTTTATTTTGGTCAGCACCTTGACGTGGTCAGGTCCCTGGGGGACCAGAAGCACCCGCCCCCCCTTCCCACGAGGGTTCTCTCCCAGCCGACACTGCCCGGGCCTGTAACTTGCCAAGTCGGGTCAGATCGGCCAGAGCCGTGAGGAGCTTCCGGAGACAAACCTACCACCAGgcgaaacctgcctggtttcatTAGGCAAATGAAATGCCATGAGGCCCATTGGAAAGGTCagggaaactgaaaaaaatcatggcagccagccagccaccacGAGTTAGCTACCGTGTGTAAAGCCACCCCCACGTCTGCCATGGGGACCGAGCCCAGAGCAGGAGTACCCGGCCAGCTGTCAGCGTGGCCCAAGGTTGGGAGCGGGCGCCTCTAGGTTCTGCATGGGGCCCGGGCTATTAAATGTGTTTAACAATGATCTGAGGAGGACTACAGGCCACATTTGCAGATGGCAGCGTGGGGGCAAAGAACACCCACTTCTCTCTCTGCCCGCTCAGAAGAGCATGTCCCATCTTAGCAGAGACCTGGCCAAGGCAACCCACTCCTTCCTGTCCCTCCAGGCCTCTTCACTGCAGCTCAGTAGGGGtaacactttcaaaagtgcctaagtggcTTAGGAGCAATAGCCCCCATTACTTAGGTACTGAACTCACTCAGCTCTATGGCCGAGCTCCTCCAAGACCCCTAAACAGCGAGGAATGGAAAGCTCCTTCAGGTGGTACAATAGACACCTCCTATCTGCTCAGCCCCCCAGATCCCTGGGAGCTTCTCCAAGCAAAGTCACTTTCCCCGTGTTTGTTCCACAGGTGGAAGTGGCTGCCCAAATTCTGCTGGGCTTTGCCTTTTGTCAGCTGTTCGGTACCCACATTCCCTGCCGGGAGCCCTCCGATGCAGAGCTGGAATCCATGCTCAGCCGCCTTCTTGCTCCTGGAGTTAGCTTATTGGCTCAAATGGAGGATGTTTTACCTGACCAGGACCTGAAGTCGTGCCCTGTGAATGTCAGCCAGACCTCGTCCCGCCTCCAGGACAGGAGCGCCTCCCCATGGTCATATAGGTAAGCCGCAGACAGAGTGAAGGGCATCTCAGCAAAGGTCACCTCTGGGTTCAGGCACTGCCACTGGGATCCAGAGCTTGaaacccctccccctctccccccccccacaatccccCCCATCTCTCTCAGGTGTGGAGCTGCATTTCCTGAGTCAAACTACATCCTCCTCATCCCCGGGAGATAGCGGATGGCTGGTTCTGCAGGGTTAATTATTACTCTCCTGGGCACTTCTAGAACATGTCCCTCTTTTGACACATGCCAGGGGCACTCTCCACTCCACAGTCAGCCACCCCGCAGAGAAGAAAACAAACCAACACCTCTgagcccggccagcagccacgtCCCCCTCGCTGGAGGCTCCACCCAGCCgcagctggctcaggctcacaGGGGCATTTTCTTATCTCAGATAGAACTGCCATGCACCGCAGGCACTAAGCTAGTTATGGCTGGTTAGTGACACTGTGGCATTttgccccactctgtgcctcagtttcccctcctgtgaGCTCAATGTAACGCTGCCCAGCCGCCACCAATCAGCTCCTGAATGTTGGTGCAGCACCTCATAGGTGCGGGAGGAGTAGCGTTATTAACCCTTTCCGAACAGCTCAGCGAACCCCTAGCTGGAGTGCATTGGCCAGAGCTCAATTTTATTAGGTGACCTCATTGATCCGCTTTCTTCCAACAGGGTCAACGAAGACCCCCGCCGGTACCCCCGGAGGGTGCTGGAAGCCTACTGCTTGTGTGAGGGCTGCCTGGTAGACAGGCAGGAGGACAGGTCTGTGCAGAGTGAGCCCTTTTACCAGGAGGTGCCCGTTCTGCAGAAATCCGGCCAGTGCGAGGCAGGCCAGTACGTTTACCAGCCCAGCCGCCTGCAAGTCGCTCAGTTTTGCATTTGCACGTTCCCTTGAGACAGGCAAAATGCTTTCACCTGTGGCCACCACCCTGCAGCCTGCCTCAGTGCCCCTGCCAACACAACACTGCTGCTGTCATTCGGCTGGGGAGCGGAATGAATGCCGGAGCCTCGTGAACCAGTGCTGGCAAGGGTACTGGCCCTGGACAAAGACAACAGCCATCTCATGGAGACCCACGTAACGGCCAGCACACTCACCATGCCCGCCGCTACTGTCATTCACCAGTGGCACAGTCTACAGAGGACTTTCCAATGGCCAGTCCCATTGCTAACCTGGTTTCCTCCTTGAGGGGGGATCTAGGCCATAGCCAGGTGGGACTGGCTGTTTTTCAGCTTTGCCGAGTGCTGCTAAGGCAGAGGGGACCTGCAGCCCATGGAGTTCCCCAGGGCAGCTTGCAACTAACCCCATTTATAATACAGGCTGAGAGAGGTCCAGCCCACAAGGTGACAGGCCCACATCAGGATGCTCCATCTTGATCCAGGGAGCGGATTCTCGCTCAAGAAGGGGCTTCACGTGCTGTGACCTGTCGTCTCTGTGAGCTGCACCTCCACGTTAAACAGAAGAGAACTGCAGTCTGCTTTCTTGGAAGGGCACAGCCCTCGAGCTCTGGGCAGGCTGCCCATACGGTCTTTGGCTAGGCAATGGTTGAGTGCCCCGTTCATGGTCACACACAGCTTCAGAGaccacaaagagcaacctgccccTCATTTGCTTCTCCAGGGTCCTGAGGAGAGGGGAGTTGCTTTGCTGGGATGGACGCGACCAGTGGATTCCACTCAGGATGATCCTACGGGATGTGCTTGGTCTGCGGTGCTGCTGTCGCCAGAAATGTCTTTGCAGCCTGAGGAGCCAGAGCAGAAGTGGAGCCAGTGGGCTGAGGCGCGTTAGAAGGTTGGCAACTGCCCAGGCCTTGGGAATGCTCAGTTCCTAGTCAGGTGCAATCAGACTATGcagtcctgctgctctgtctTTGGAGGCCTCcagaaggcaggagggggaggaggcttcCTCCCACAGCAGGGGTCCACTGAACTGGGCTGCGAGGCAACATTGCACAGGGAGACCGTATGGCTAATCCTCTCCACTAATAAATGTTTCTCCCCTTGCCACGGTGCCTAGCTGTTGGTGGACACAACAGCTTCCGACTGAGTTTGTACCAGGCTGGCTGTACCTATGCTGTGTGTCTGCACCCACCTGCTCAGTGTTTAGCTAATGCTTCCGCAGCTCACCCTTGCCCAAGGCTGAGGCTGGCAGCGGGTTGGAGTCTGGGTACAGGCTACACCACTCTTCCTTTGCTGTGTGCCCAGGGCCTGGCATGACTAGTGCCACTCACTCCCCGCTTCCTGTCCTGCAGGacatcccagaatgcactgcCCCACATGCTGCCGGCACCGCTCTCGGTGCATGTCTCCTGCTGCGGCACTCTGGGGTAGCTGCCCAGGCTCTTCCCACAATGCTCTGGGGCAAACGGATTCTGGCATCGGGCTGGGTGGGAACTCAGAAAAACAGCTTGGGACTGAAGTGGCTGCGTGTGCACAACTCAGCCATGCTTGTTGTCCCCAAGACGGACGAGAACTGGTTAAAAACTCTGGTATTTGTGGGGTGGACGGGGCCTTAACTGCTGGTAACAGGCAGGTTGTCCCAGCAGAGACTCAGTTGGTAATGTGTTGGGAGAGCGGAGCC
This genomic interval from Lepidochelys kempii isolate rLepKem1 chromosome 13, rLepKem1.hap2, whole genome shotgun sequence contains the following:
- the LOC140897363 gene encoding interleukin-17D-like — translated: MHLKVEVAAQILLGFAFCQLFGTHIPCREPSDAELESMLSRLLAPGVSLLAQMEDVLPDQDLKSCPVNVSQTSSRLQDRSASPWSYRVNEDPRRYPRRVLEAYCLCEGCLVDRQEDRSVQSEPFYQEVPVLQKSGQCEAGQYVYQPSRLQVAQFCICTFP